Proteins from one Bombyx mori chromosome 1, ASM3026992v2 genomic window:
- the LOC101745832 gene encoding transcription initiation factor TFIID subunit 7, which translates to MNKDKRELEYPAELESQFILKLPEHPAKILRELLKSGENLKNRLTIQIDNDMRRGEVRLDHWLMHAKIIDLPTIVESLKTIDGKSFYKTADICQMMICKDGPDQPIAEEEIPTKNKKKDPYKVDKKYLWPHGVTPPTKNVRKRRFRKTLKKKFVEAPEIEKEVKRLLRADNEAISFTWEVIKEEDESNKPEPTTSKNTKPEKKSKTKRGSKRELTLHATKPESSNIVDIFGGGVSDSDFEDETVNVDLQNSRLSVCDSRLSGNSTNQSLGESLTKSSALPIEFGSHMFQSSQGVSSTSDAKCDLSSEDDGEFSNEKDDMALRINQLKLEVDELKQRRQKIKLEISGIENLALRQRFQDNLHTLNQDIMYKEMEYQGLLTLQNSEDI; encoded by the coding sequence atgaataaagacaaacgaGAACTAGAATATCCGGCTGAATTAGAGTCACAGTTCATACTTAAGCTTCCTGAACATCCTGCTAAAATACTACGAGAATTGTTAAAGTCAGGTGAGAATTTGAAAAATCGTCTTACCATACAGATTGATAATGATATGCGGCGTGGAGAGGTACGCTTGGATCATTGGTTGATGCATGCTAAAATAATTGACCTTCCAACTATTGTCGAGTCCTtgaaaactattgatggtaAAAGTTTCTATAAAACAGCAGATATTTGTCAAATGATGATTTGCAAAGATGGACCAGACCAACCAATAGCTGAAGAAGAAAtaccaacaaaaaataaaaaaaaggatcctTATAAGGTAGATAAAAAGTATTTGTGGCCCCATGGTGTAACTCCACCAACTAAGAATGTTCGTAAACGCAGATTTCGAAAAACTCTAAAGAAGAAGTTTGTTGAAGCAccagaaatagaaaaagaagtTAAGAGGCTACTCAGAGCTGATAATGAAGCTATCAGTTTCACTTGGGAAGTTATCAAAGAAGAAGATGAATCGAACAAGCCTGAACCAACCAcatcaaaaaatacaaaacctgAAAAAAAGTCAAAAACTAAACGAGGCTCTAAACGAGAATTAACATTGCATGCCACTAAACCAGAGTCATCAAACATTGTTGATATATTTGGAGGGGGTGTGAGCGATAGTGATTTTGAAGATGAAACTGTTAATGTTGATTTGCAAAACAGTCGTCTATCAGTTTGTGACAGTCGTCTTTCTGGCAATAGCACGAATCAAAGTTTGGGTGAATCACTAACTAAATCATCAGCCTTACCCATTGAGTTTGGATCTCATATGTTCCAATCATCCCAGGGAGTATCATCAACTTCTGATGCAAAGTGTGATCTCTCATCTGAAGATGATGGTGAATTTAGCAATGAAAAAGATGATATGGCTTTGAGAATTAATCAACTTAAATTGGAAGTGGATGAACTGAAACAACGCCGACAGAAGATCAAACTTGAAATTTCAGGAATAGAAAACTTAGCTCTACGTCAAAGATTTCAAGATAACCTACACACTCTCAATCAAGATATAATGTATAAAGAAATGGAATACCAGGGTCTTCTTACTCTGCAAAACTCTGAGGATATTTAA
- the LOC101746062 gene encoding nucleobindin-2 isoform X2, translated as MRLLVTIGCMIVFLHCSYAPPVTPDKSEDSEIKDDLEEYMEYHRYLKEVVQALESDPDFRERLEKADEEDVKSGKIAEQLDFVNHNVRTRLDEIKRRELERLRHLATKQFELTNDLHVNMGKVPSSEHLDHTNAHTFEIEDLKKLIMKTTSDLEAADKKRREEFKTYEIQKEFEKHQKMEEMGDNKEYLEKIKEEEEAKKHHKPLHHPGSKQQLEEVWEKQDHMDQQFDPKVFFMMHDVDGNGVWDANEVKALFVKELDKFYGPGGPNKDLHERAEEMERMREHVFKENDKNHDGLIDFHEFMMATQRADFNQDEGWKPIEENQVYTQAEYQEYERRKLEEIRYLQQRGLVDPHGRPLPGSQHQIHQALQEFYAHQQHQGYPAQQQYQQPQHQGQAQYYPPGQAQQGYQQPQQGYQQPQQGYQQPQQGYQQPQQGYQQPPQGQYQGQLGQSQNQPQQGQYQAQQPPQGQYQGQQPPQAQQPPQAQQPPQAQQPPQAQQPQQAQQPPQAQQPPQAQYQGQPPQTQYQSQQQPQVQQPPQNLQQPPQNQGQIPPQPNVNQGQVPQLPPVPIQGQPAQQAQALPVPSQNALPQVNSPIH; from the exons ATGAGGCTCTTAGTTACAATAGGTTGTATGATCGTTTTCCTTCACTGCTCGTATGCTCCTCCTGTGACCCCTGATAAATCAGAAGACAGTGAAATTAAGGATGATTTG GAGGAGTATATGGAGTATCATAGGTACCTCAAGGAGGTTGTGCAAGCATTGGAGAGTGATCCTGATTTCAGGGAGCGATTAGAGAAAGCTGATGAAGAAGATGTTAAA TCTGGAAAAATCGCAGAACAGCTGGACTTTGTCAACCACAATGTGAGGACAAGGTTGGATGAAATCAAGCGACGAGAACTAGAGAGATTACGACACTTAGCTACCAAG CAATTCGAGCTCACCAATGATCTTCACGTCAATATGGGTAAAGTACCGTCTAGTGAACATTTAGATCATACAAATGCTCACACATTTGAAATTGAAGATCTGAAGAAACTCATCATGAAAACGACTTCTGATCTTGAAGCTGCTGATAAGAAACGCAGAGAAGAGTTTAAG ACATACGAAATTCAAAAAGAATTTGAAAAACATCAGAAAATGGAAGAAATGGGCgacaataaagaatatttgGAGAAAATAAAGGAAGAGGAAGAGGCCAAGAAACATCACAAGCCT CTCCATCACCCCGGTTCTAAACAACAATTAGAAGAGGTCTGGGAGAAACAGGATCATATGGATCAACAGTTTGATCCTAAAGTTTTCTTCATGATGCATG ATGTGGACGGTAATGGCGTTTGGGATGCAAATGAAGTGAAAGCCCTGTTCGTTAAGGAATTGGATAAATTCTATGGACCTGGTGGTCCCAATAAAGATTTGCACGAAAGAGCCGAAGAGATGGAGAGGATGAGGGAACATGTGTTCAAAGAGAATGATAAGAACCACGACGGACTGATTGATTTCCATGAGTTTATGATGGCCACGCAACGTGCAGATTTCAATCAAGACGAAG GCTGGAAGCCAATTGAAGAAAATCAGGTCTATACACAAGCAGAGTACCAAGAGTACGAAAGACGTAAGCTAGAAGAGATTAGATACTTGCAGCAGCGTGGTTTG GTTGATCCCCACGGTCGTCCACTACCAGGATCTCAACACCAAATTCACCAAGCTCTCCAGGAATTCTACGCCCATCAACAACATCAAGGTTATCCGGCACAACAACAATACCAACAACCCCAGCACCAGGGTCAAGCCCAATATTATCCACCGGGACAAGCACAACAAGGTTACCAACAACCCCAACAAGGATATCAACAACCTCAACAAGGATATCAACAACCTCAACAAGGATATCAGCAACCCCAACAGGGATATCAACAACCACCTCAAGGTCAATATCAAGGACAGCTAGGTCAGTCACAGAACCAGCCTCAGCAAGGACAGTATCAAGCTCAGCAACCGCCTCAGGGGCAGTACCAGGGACAACAACCCCCTCAAGCTCAACAACCACCTCAAGCTCAACAACCCCCTCAAGCTCAACAACCTCCTCAAGCTCAACAACCACAACAGGCTCAACAACCGCCACAAGCTCAACAACCACCACAGGCTCAATATCAAGGACAGCCGCCTCAAACCCAATATCAATCACAGCAGCAGCCCCAAGTACAGCAGCCGCCTCAAAATCTACAACAACCCCCTCAAAATCAAGGACAAATACCACCGCAGCCTAATGTGAACCAAGGGCAAGTGCCTCAGCTACCTCCAGTTCCCATTCAAGGGCAACCGGCACAACAAGCTCAGGCCCTACCCGTGCCGTCACAGAATGCTCTACCCCAAGTAAACTCACCTATTCACTAA
- the LOC101746062 gene encoding nucleobindin-2 isoform X1 — protein MRLLVTIGCMIVFLHCSYAPPVTPDKSEDSEIKDDLEEYMEYHRYLKEVVQALESDPDFRERLEKADEEDVKSGKIAEQLDFVNHNVRTRLDEIKRRELERLRHLATKQFELTNDLHVNMGKVPSSEHLDHTNAHTFEIEDLKKLIMKTTSDLEAADKKRREEFKTYEIQKEFEKHQKMEEMGDNKEYLEKIKEEEEAKKHHKPLHHPVTKGQLLEIWKNGDHMDLKDFDPKVFFMLHDVDGNGVWDANEVKALFVKELDKFYGPGGPNKDLHERAEEMERMREHVFKENDKNHDGLIDFHEFMMATQRADFNQDEGWKPIEENQVYTQAEYQEYERRKLEEIRYLQQRGLVDPHGRPLPGSQHQIHQALQEFYAHQQHQGYPAQQQYQQPQHQGQAQYYPPGQAQQGYQQPQQGYQQPQQGYQQPQQGYQQPQQGYQQPPQGQYQGQLGQSQNQPQQGQYQAQQPPQGQYQGQQPPQAQQPPQAQQPPQAQQPPQAQQPQQAQQPPQAQQPPQAQYQGQPPQTQYQSQQQPQVQQPPQNLQQPPQNQGQIPPQPNVNQGQVPQLPPVPIQGQPAQQAQALPVPSQNALPQVNSPIH, from the exons ATGAGGCTCTTAGTTACAATAGGTTGTATGATCGTTTTCCTTCACTGCTCGTATGCTCCTCCTGTGACCCCTGATAAATCAGAAGACAGTGAAATTAAGGATGATTTG GAGGAGTATATGGAGTATCATAGGTACCTCAAGGAGGTTGTGCAAGCATTGGAGAGTGATCCTGATTTCAGGGAGCGATTAGAGAAAGCTGATGAAGAAGATGTTAAA TCTGGAAAAATCGCAGAACAGCTGGACTTTGTCAACCACAATGTGAGGACAAGGTTGGATGAAATCAAGCGACGAGAACTAGAGAGATTACGACACTTAGCTACCAAG CAATTCGAGCTCACCAATGATCTTCACGTCAATATGGGTAAAGTACCGTCTAGTGAACATTTAGATCATACAAATGCTCACACATTTGAAATTGAAGATCTGAAGAAACTCATCATGAAAACGACTTCTGATCTTGAAGCTGCTGATAAGAAACGCAGAGAAGAGTTTAAG ACATACGAAATTCAAAAAGAATTTGAAAAACATCAGAAAATGGAAGAAATGGGCgacaataaagaatatttgGAGAAAATAAAGGAAGAGGAAGAGGCCAAGAAACATCACAAGCCT CTTCACCATCCTGTGACCAAAGGCCAGTTATTAGAGATTTGGAAAAATGGTGACCATATGGATTTGAAAGATTTCGACCCTAAGGTGTTTTTCATGTTGCATG ATGTGGACGGTAATGGCGTTTGGGATGCAAATGAAGTGAAAGCCCTGTTCGTTAAGGAATTGGATAAATTCTATGGACCTGGTGGTCCCAATAAAGATTTGCACGAAAGAGCCGAAGAGATGGAGAGGATGAGGGAACATGTGTTCAAAGAGAATGATAAGAACCACGACGGACTGATTGATTTCCATGAGTTTATGATGGCCACGCAACGTGCAGATTTCAATCAAGACGAAG GCTGGAAGCCAATTGAAGAAAATCAGGTCTATACACAAGCAGAGTACCAAGAGTACGAAAGACGTAAGCTAGAAGAGATTAGATACTTGCAGCAGCGTGGTTTG GTTGATCCCCACGGTCGTCCACTACCAGGATCTCAACACCAAATTCACCAAGCTCTCCAGGAATTCTACGCCCATCAACAACATCAAGGTTATCCGGCACAACAACAATACCAACAACCCCAGCACCAGGGTCAAGCCCAATATTATCCACCGGGACAAGCACAACAAGGTTACCAACAACCCCAACAAGGATATCAACAACCTCAACAAGGATATCAACAACCTCAACAAGGATATCAGCAACCCCAACAGGGATATCAACAACCACCTCAAGGTCAATATCAAGGACAGCTAGGTCAGTCACAGAACCAGCCTCAGCAAGGACAGTATCAAGCTCAGCAACCGCCTCAGGGGCAGTACCAGGGACAACAACCCCCTCAAGCTCAACAACCACCTCAAGCTCAACAACCCCCTCAAGCTCAACAACCTCCTCAAGCTCAACAACCACAACAGGCTCAACAACCGCCACAAGCTCAACAACCACCACAGGCTCAATATCAAGGACAGCCGCCTCAAACCCAATATCAATCACAGCAGCAGCCCCAAGTACAGCAGCCGCCTCAAAATCTACAACAACCCCCTCAAAATCAAGGACAAATACCACCGCAGCCTAATGTGAACCAAGGGCAAGTGCCTCAGCTACCTCCAGTTCCCATTCAAGGGCAACCGGCACAACAAGCTCAGGCCCTACCCGTGCCGTCACAGAATGCTCTACCCCAAGTAAACTCACCTATTCACTAA